In a single window of the Hydrogenobaculum sp. 3684 genome:
- the glnA gene encoding type I glutamate--ammonia ligase, translating to MNQAKAQEVLDLVKNEGIEYVDLRFSDPFGQWQHLTIPAYELSMDTFENGRGFDGSSIRGWQSINESDMLAFPDPETCFIDPFMENTIVMICDIYDPITRERYGRDTRYIAQKAEQYLKQTGIGDVAYFGPEAEFFIFDSVEFGNTGNSSFWRVDSEEGWWNREFTSSGYKIPNKRGYFPAPPLDKTHDLRAEMVTIMSKYMGITVELHHHEVATAGQAEIDIRYNSLVKQADNLFKYKYTVRQVAAKYGKFATFMPKVLPNDNGSGMHTHFSIWKGGQNLFAGSDYAGISEICKYAIGGILKHGPALAAITNPTINSYHRLVPGFEAPVRLAYSARNRSASIRIPMYSQNPKTKRIEIRFPDPTTNPYLAFAAILMAAIDGIENKLNPGEPFDKDIYSLPPEELQNIPQLPGSLEESLKALEEDYEFLLKGGVFTEEFIQMWIESKKEEINKMRFTPHPLEFELYFDI from the coding sequence ATGAATCAAGCAAAAGCTCAAGAGGTCTTGGACCTAGTCAAGAACGAAGGCATCGAGTATGTGGATCTGAGATTTTCAGATCCGTTTGGCCAATGGCAGCACCTTACCATACCAGCCTATGAATTATCTATGGATACGTTCGAAAACGGAAGAGGCTTTGACGGTTCTTCTATAAGAGGCTGGCAATCTATAAATGAGTCAGATATGCTAGCTTTTCCAGATCCAGAAACATGCTTCATAGATCCTTTCATGGAAAATACCATTGTGATGATATGTGATATCTACGACCCCATTACAAGGGAAAGATATGGAAGAGATACAAGATACATAGCTCAAAAAGCAGAACAATATCTCAAACAAACAGGCATAGGCGATGTAGCTTATTTTGGTCCTGAAGCTGAATTTTTCATATTTGATTCTGTAGAGTTTGGCAACACTGGGAACTCATCTTTCTGGAGAGTAGACTCAGAAGAAGGATGGTGGAATAGAGAATTTACTTCATCTGGTTATAAAATACCAAACAAGAGAGGATACTTCCCAGCACCTCCACTAGACAAAACTCACGACTTAAGAGCAGAAATGGTAACCATAATGAGCAAGTACATGGGTATCACAGTAGAATTACACCACCACGAAGTGGCTACAGCTGGTCAAGCCGAAATAGATATAAGGTATAACTCCTTGGTAAAACAAGCGGATAATCTTTTTAAATATAAGTATACAGTAAGACAAGTAGCAGCTAAGTATGGCAAATTTGCTACATTCATGCCAAAAGTCTTACCAAACGACAACGGTAGTGGTATGCACACACACTTCTCAATATGGAAGGGCGGTCAAAACCTATTTGCTGGTTCTGACTATGCAGGTATATCAGAAATATGTAAATATGCAATAGGCGGTATACTAAAACATGGTCCAGCCTTAGCAGCTATTACAAACCCTACTATAAACTCTTACCACAGGTTAGTACCAGGTTTTGAAGCTCCCGTAAGACTTGCTTACTCTGCCAGAAACAGATCTGCTTCCATAAGAATACCTATGTATTCTCAAAATCCAAAGACAAAACGTATAGAAATAAGGTTCCCAGACCCTACCACAAACCCATATCTTGCTTTTGCAGCGATATTGATGGCAGCAATTGATGGTATAGAAAACAAGCTAAACCCAGGTGAACCTTTTGACAAAGACATATATTCATTGCCACCAGAAGAACTTCAAAATATACCACAGCTTCCAGGCTCATTAGAAGAATCTCTAAAAGCTCTAGAAGAAGATTATGAATTTTTACTAAAAGGTGGAGTATTTACAGAAGAGTTTATCCAAATGTGGATTGAATCAAAGAAAGAGGAAATAAACAAGATGAGATTTACTCCACACCCGCTTGAATTTGAACTATACTTTGATATCTAA
- a CDS encoding P-II family nitrogen regulator codes for MKKIEAIIKPFKLDEVKDALTEIGIGGMTVIEIRGFGQQKGHTEVYRGTEYVIDFLPKIKIEIVVKDEEVEKVVNTIMKSAQTGRVGDGKIFILPVEDVIRIRTGERGESAI; via the coding sequence ATGAAAAAGATAGAGGCTATTATAAAGCCTTTTAAATTGGACGAAGTGAAAGATGCTTTAACGGAAATCGGCATAGGTGGTATGACAGTTATAGAGATAAGAGGTTTTGGACAGCAAAAAGGGCATACAGAAGTATATAGAGGCACAGAGTACGTGATAGATTTCTTACCAAAAATAAAAATTGAAATAGTGGTAAAAGATGAAGAAGTTGAAAAAGTGGTAAACACTATTATGAAATCAGCTCAAACTGGAAGAGTAGGCGACGGTAAGATATTCATCCTACCGGTAGAGGATGTAATACGTATAAGGACAGGAGAAAGAGGAGAATCTGCTATTTAA
- the moaCB gene encoding bifunctional molybdenum cofactor biosynthesis protein MoaC/MoaB, with protein sequence MKTIDVSDKIETLREAKAYGFIELSKETIEKIKSNQLPKGNLTEATKLCALYGAKATQQILPFCHPISIDFVEGEVNIKENGIEVFATVRGIARTGYEMEALNAVNTMLLNIYDMCKGIDKNMVIKEIKLLSKKGGKSDYFEDLSGEKAAVIVLSDRASKGEYEDKSGKIAIEMLENLKAEVVHYEVIPDDKDILIDRLKSLQNTANIIITSGSTGFSKRDIAPEATKEVIIKEMIGFEEIMRVYGYRKVPKSVMSRAVCGIINENCIVINLPGSSGGVKDNLSMIGGLIKHALKMARGEGH encoded by the coding sequence ATGAAAACAATAGATGTAAGCGATAAGATAGAAACCCTAAGAGAGGCAAAAGCCTATGGCTTTATAGAGCTTAGTAAGGAAACCATAGAAAAGATTAAATCAAATCAATTACCAAAAGGCAATCTCACAGAAGCCACAAAATTGTGCGCTTTATATGGTGCAAAAGCTACTCAACAAATACTTCCATTTTGTCATCCTATAAGCATTGACTTTGTAGAAGGTGAGGTAAACATAAAAGAAAACGGCATAGAAGTGTTTGCTACAGTAAGAGGAATAGCTAGAACCGGCTACGAAATGGAAGCACTAAACGCTGTAAATACAATGCTTTTAAACATATATGATATGTGTAAAGGTATAGATAAAAATATGGTGATAAAAGAAATAAAGCTTTTATCTAAAAAAGGTGGAAAGTCTGATTATTTTGAAGATTTATCTGGAGAAAAAGCGGCGGTCATAGTCTTAAGCGATAGAGCTTCCAAAGGAGAATACGAAGATAAAAGTGGCAAAATAGCTATAGAAATGTTAGAAAATCTAAAGGCGGAAGTAGTTCATTACGAGGTCATACCAGATGATAAAGACATATTGATAGATCGTCTTAAAAGCCTACAAAACACTGCAAACATTATTATAACGAGTGGTTCCACTGGTTTTTCAAAAAGAGATATAGCACCGGAAGCCACTAAAGAAGTTATAATAAAAGAGATGATAGGTTTTGAAGAGATAATGAGAGTTTATGGTTATAGAAAAGTGCCAAAAAGCGTAATGTCTAGGGCTGTTTGTGGTATCATAAACGAAAACTGCATAGTGATAAACCTACCTGGAAGTAGCGGCGGCGTAAAAGACAACCTTAGCATGATAGGTGGGCTAATTAAACATGCTCTTAAAATGGCAAGAGGTGAAGGACATTGA
- a CDS encoding MTAP family purine nucleoside phosphorylase → MHHENNAFLGIIGGSGLYKIFDDVEELDIDTPFGKPSSKIFLKNGVAFLSRHDIDHSIPPHLVNYRANIYALYKIGVRKLISIGATGGINTLFKSGDIVITSDVLDFTKSRVSTFFEGVFSKDIDEEDTPFYRLLKAKKVVHTDMSNIFCEEMIGIANETLRELNLHFYVKGVYACTEGPRFETKKEIEMLKHLGADMVGMTACPEVFLARETGMHILHISIITNPAAGIEGNKLTSKEVIDMMKQKDEEIKKFLTLFITKAQKQFVCQCESVLEGADV, encoded by the coding sequence ATGCACCACGAAAACAATGCTTTTCTTGGAATAATAGGTGGAAGTGGTTTATATAAAATATTTGATGATGTTGAAGAACTAGATATAGATACTCCTTTTGGTAAACCATCTTCCAAAATATTTTTAAAAAATGGCGTTGCCTTCTTATCAAGGCACGACATAGACCATTCCATACCACCTCATCTTGTAAACTATAGAGCAAACATATACGCTTTATATAAAATAGGTGTTAGAAAACTAATAAGCATAGGGGCTACAGGTGGTATAAACACACTTTTTAAAAGCGGTGATATTGTTATAACATCCGATGTTTTAGACTTTACCAAATCAAGAGTATCAACGTTTTTCGAAGGGGTGTTTTCCAAAGACATAGATGAAGAAGATACACCTTTTTATAGGCTTTTAAAAGCTAAAAAAGTAGTACATACAGACATGTCAAACATCTTTTGCGAAGAGATGATAGGAATAGCAAACGAAACACTAAGAGAATTGAATTTACATTTCTATGTAAAGGGTGTATACGCTTGTACCGAAGGTCCAAGGTTTGAAACTAAAAAAGAGATAGAGATGCTAAAGCATTTAGGGGCAGATATGGTAGGCATGACAGCGTGTCCAGAGGTCTTTTTAGCAAGGGAAACAGGCATGCATATACTTCATATAAGCATAATAACAAATCCTGCCGCTGGCATAGAAGGCAATAAACTTACCTCGAAAGAAGTGATAGATATGATGAAACAAAAAGACGAGGAGATTAAAAAGTTTTTAACGCTTTTCATAACAAAAGCCCAAAAACAATTTGTATGCCAATGTGAAAGCGTATTAGAAGGAGCAGATGTATGA
- a CDS encoding polysaccharide deacetylase family protein, which yields MERREFLKNILVGGIGLGIGSAFGSTLKNATKEQTKSTNIKPQIALTIDDGWFDREKIVNIVNYYQVPANFFIIGRVIEEDPKPWINAIENGHELGCHTYYHNFFSKETISKIDEDFSLYEKTFIDKLGNENFNNIKHFRYPYGDVGNYINKKYIESLIKAHGWDIAWWDLDLSFYHRPHFGVYKNPIQPLDKFKIYMEHMEELSMKLGRPTKTKVLMHFKYPDDLTLKDVIEYSLKRGYEIKRLSELEA from the coding sequence ATGGAAAGAAGAGAATTTTTAAAAAACATTCTTGTAGGTGGAATAGGCTTAGGCATTGGTAGTGCTTTTGGAAGCACATTGAAAAACGCCACAAAAGAACAAACAAAATCTACCAATATAAAGCCACAAATAGCTTTAACTATAGACGACGGGTGGTTTGATAGAGAAAAAATAGTAAACATAGTAAATTATTATCAGGTGCCGGCAAACTTTTTTATCATAGGAAGAGTTATAGAAGAAGACCCGAAACCATGGATAAATGCCATAGAAAACGGGCATGAATTAGGATGCCACACCTACTATCATAACTTCTTCTCAAAGGAAACTATATCTAAAATAGACGAAGACTTTAGCCTATATGAAAAAACGTTTATAGACAAGCTTGGAAACGAAAATTTTAACAACATAAAGCATTTTAGATATCCATACGGAGACGTTGGCAATTATATAAACAAAAAATATATCGAATCCCTTATAAAAGCCCATGGTTGGGATATAGCTTGGTGGGATTTGGATTTGTCTTTTTATCATAGACCTCATTTTGGTGTTTATAAAAACCCCATACAACCTTTAGATAAATTCAAAATTTATATGGAACATATGGAAGAGCTATCTATGAAACTTGGCAGGCCAACAAAAACAAAAGTCTTAATGCACTTTAAATATCCAGACGATCTTACACTAAAAGATGTTATAGAGTATTCTTTGAAACGAGGTTATGAAATAAAGAGATTATCAGAGTTAGAAGCTTAA
- a CDS encoding cell division septal protein produces the protein MANLYYHRGKQKGKSSKWNTVKQVLPFVWLILFGLFSFFAPFLIDSISFFKAKAVNVYGDQNIPPKVVADAIGAYKRNWLFINASGIKDKLEKATGNAVASVAIKKDLKGILNNDVVVDVYIKERKPIAVVVNQNKSYLMDDKGNLFDKRYFNTKGLTIIYTPDIEKTQKEVKLWLKPIANYLKQFKDKNIFITNSGIFVDIKDINGEIILPLSNKYDKKQLLERLKIILNYGPSYLANKIVDLRYNKFITIREKENNQKSLNPTKTTATPNNL, from the coding sequence ATGGCTAACTTATATTATCATCGAGGAAAACAAAAGGGGAAATCTTCAAAATGGAACACTGTTAAGCAAGTTTTACCTTTTGTATGGCTTATACTTTTTGGGCTTTTTAGTTTCTTTGCACCTTTTCTTATAGACAGCATAAGCTTTTTTAAAGCAAAAGCCGTAAATGTTTACGGAGATCAAAATATACCGCCGAAGGTAGTGGCAGATGCCATAGGAGCTTACAAAAGAAACTGGCTTTTTATAAATGCATCTGGCATCAAAGATAAATTAGAAAAAGCCACCGGCAACGCTGTAGCTTCAGTGGCTATAAAAAAAGATTTGAAGGGTATATTAAATAACGATGTAGTGGTAGATGTTTATATAAAAGAAAGAAAACCCATTGCCGTTGTGGTAAACCAAAACAAAAGCTATCTCATGGATGACAAAGGTAATTTGTTTGATAAAAGATACTTCAACACCAAAGGCCTAACCATTATATATACACCAGATATAGAAAAAACCCAGAAAGAAGTTAAACTGTGGCTAAAGCCTATAGCAAATTATTTAAAACAATTTAAAGACAAAAATATATTTATTACCAACAGCGGTATTTTTGTAGATATAAAAGATATAAACGGGGAGATTATACTACCACTTTCAAATAAATACGATAAAAAGCAACTTTTAGAGAGGCTAAAAATAATATTAAACTACGGCCCTAGTTATCTCGCAAACAAAATAGTGGATTTGCGCTACAACAAGTTTATAACAATAAGAGAAAAAGAAAACAACCAAAAATCTTTAAACCCTACAAAAACTACCGCAACCCCAAACAACCTTTGA
- a CDS encoding D-alanine--D-alanine ligase: MRIAVITGGDSLEKEIALKGAKAVEESLKRLGYDVDVLEIDKDLCLKLKQINPEKVFIIAHGAYGEDGRVQGLLDILGIPYIGSTTKTSAICMDKDFSKQIFEQNNIKTPKWKAYKPKDAIDWSIFPCIAKPASAGSSFGLFKVENDKSLKEAAQNIFKIDDKLIVEEFIEGKDMTVGYFKGFILEPIEIIPKKGIYDFESKYTKGMSEYIFVEDESIAKKLKEIASKLVDIFELKDMARIDFRVKGEDVYTLEINTIPGLTELSLLPMALKKAGISFDKMVEMLVNG; encoded by the coding sequence ATGCGCATAGCGGTTATAACTGGCGGAGATTCGCTTGAGAAAGAGATTGCCCTAAAAGGTGCTAAAGCGGTAGAAGAGTCCCTTAAAAGGCTTGGCTACGACGTAGATGTTTTAGAAATAGACAAAGATTTATGTTTGAAATTAAAACAGATAAATCCAGAAAAAGTTTTTATAATAGCCCATGGGGCATATGGAGAAGACGGCAGAGTTCAAGGGCTTCTTGATATATTAGGTATACCTTACATAGGCTCAACCACGAAAACAAGCGCCATATGTATGGATAAAGATTTTTCAAAACAGATATTTGAGCAAAACAATATCAAAACCCCAAAATGGAAAGCTTACAAACCAAAAGATGCTATAGATTGGAGCATATTTCCCTGTATTGCAAAACCAGCTTCTGCTGGTTCTAGTTTTGGGCTTTTCAAAGTAGAAAATGACAAATCCCTTAAAGAAGCTGCTCAAAATATATTCAAAATAGACGATAAGCTTATTGTAGAGGAGTTTATAGAGGGCAAAGATATGACGGTGGGATACTTCAAAGGGTTTATTTTAGAACCTATAGAGATAATACCAAAAAAAGGTATATACGATTTTGAAAGCAAATATACAAAAGGTATGTCAGAATATATCTTTGTGGAAGACGAAAGCATCGCTAAAAAGCTAAAAGAGATCGCTTCAAAGTTAGTGGATATATTTGAGTTAAAAGATATGGCAAGGATAGATTTTAGGGTAAAAGGTGAAGATGTATACACCCTTGAAATAAATACTATACCTGGTCTTACAGAACTTAGCCTTTTGCCTATGGCCCTTAAGAAAGCCGGCATATCTTTTGACAAGATGGTGGAGATGCTTGTAAATGGCTAA
- the murB gene encoding UDP-N-acetylmuramate dehydrogenase, with the protein MIINKNADLKDFTTIKIGGVGSYMFFPENEKEFLDIYKKYKNDKLCILGKGSNTIFGDFNGVLINTKYFYDVKIQETKEGILVKASAGVPLKDLIKLSIENNVEEFYKLIGFPASIGGAIAMNAGAYGVEIFDFIKGVWFIDEEEIIYKPKEEIFYTYRKTEFENKPVLYGEFLFRKSHQDIKPLAQTINQKRIEAQPLNMPTSGSTFKNPKGNFAGKLLEAVGLKGYRIKDIGFSQKHANFLINYQNASFQNVIDILSIAKEQVYKAFNIILEEEIKLICA; encoded by the coding sequence ATGATAATAAACAAAAATGCGGACTTAAAAGACTTCACAACGATAAAAATAGGCGGAGTAGGTTCGTATATGTTTTTTCCAGAAAACGAAAAAGAATTTTTAGATATATACAAAAAATACAAAAACGACAAACTCTGCATACTTGGAAAAGGCTCAAACACCATATTTGGAGATTTCAACGGCGTATTAATAAATACAAAATATTTTTACGATGTTAAAATCCAAGAAACAAAAGAAGGTATTTTGGTAAAAGCCTCTGCAGGAGTACCTTTGAAAGACTTAATAAAACTATCTATAGAAAACAACGTAGAAGAGTTTTACAAGTTGATAGGTTTTCCAGCAAGCATTGGCGGGGCAATAGCCATGAATGCAGGAGCTTATGGTGTAGAGATTTTTGACTTTATAAAAGGTGTATGGTTTATAGATGAAGAGGAAATAATTTACAAACCAAAAGAAGAAATATTTTATACTTATAGAAAAACAGAGTTTGAAAACAAGCCGGTGTTGTACGGAGAGTTTTTGTTTAGAAAAAGTCATCAAGATATAAAACCTTTAGCACAAACTATAAACCAAAAAAGAATAGAAGCCCAGCCTCTAAATATGCCCACTTCTGGTTCTACGTTTAAAAATCCGAAAGGCAACTTTGCCGGTAAGCTTTTAGAAGCGGTTGGTTTAAAAGGATATAGAATAAAAGATATAGGTTTTTCCCAAAAGCATGCAAACTTTTTAATAAACTATCAAAACGCATCTTTTCAAAATGTTATCGATATATTAAGTATAGCAAAAGAGCAAGTTTACAAAGCTTTTAATATAATATTAGAAGAGGAAATAAAACTGATATGCGCATAG
- a CDS encoding GAF domain-containing protein — protein MYRLMRAINQEIVRSVNASTPYDEASFFEHLCDIVVEHFVKFAFIGFYIKSINKIVPAYYPKKSLDNMYLDYLKFLEIPLDESDIRSKGPAATCFKTNSVVIIEDIEKDPRMIPWKEEALKRGFRSSATLPVRKNGDIIGVFGMYADEINFFQEEERSLLEELALDIGMTLNAIKTRWLFQAVESGLSSYMDLFIMTDNDGKILYVGDKTLKVFGYDKGELLGKKVDILFSYLFNYKDLLEAISQAKEYSSIVLFKTKQNKNVYVDLAVVPIANENFIFIGKDVSKEKSLEEQMHFLLNQDPVTGLFSYSFLIAELDMHVRRALEMSEWGGVSRRPWFPR, from the coding sequence TTGTATAGGTTGATGAGGGCTATAAACCAGGAGATTGTTAGAAGCGTAAATGCTTCAACACCTTACGATGAAGCTTCATTTTTTGAGCATCTTTGCGATATAGTAGTAGAGCATTTTGTAAAGTTTGCTTTCATAGGTTTTTATATAAAAAGCATAAATAAAATAGTACCAGCTTATTATCCCAAAAAATCACTTGATAATATGTACTTAGATTATCTTAAATTTTTGGAAATTCCTCTTGATGAGTCAGATATAAGGTCAAAAGGGCCTGCCGCCACATGTTTTAAAACAAATAGCGTTGTCATAATAGAGGATATAGAAAAAGATCCAAGAATGATACCTTGGAAAGAGGAAGCTTTAAAAAGAGGATTTCGCTCAAGCGCTACTTTGCCTGTAAGAAAAAACGGTGATATCATAGGTGTGTTTGGGATGTATGCGGACGAGATAAACTTTTTTCAAGAGGAAGAAAGGAGCTTGTTAGAGGAATTAGCTCTTGATATAGGGATGACTCTTAACGCTATAAAGACACGTTGGCTTTTTCAGGCTGTAGAATCTGGGCTTTCTTCTTACATGGACTTATTTATCATGACAGACAACGACGGTAAGATATTGTATGTGGGCGATAAAACGTTGAAAGTTTTTGGATACGACAAGGGTGAGCTTTTAGGTAAAAAAGTTGATATTTTATTTAGTTATTTATTTAATTATAAAGATTTATTAGAGGCTATATCCCAGGCTAAAGAGTATAGTAGTATAGTGCTTTTCAAAACAAAACAAAACAAAAATGTTTATGTAGATCTGGCTGTTGTACCGATAGCCAACGAGAATTTTATATTTATAGGCAAAGATGTATCAAAAGAGAAGAGCTTAGAAGAGCAAATGCATTTTCTTTTAAATCAAGACCCTGTTACCGGTTTATTCTCTTACTCATTTTTGATAGCAGAACTTGATATGCATGTGAGAAGAGCATTGGAAATGAGTGAATGGGGGGGGGTGAGCCGTCGGCCGTGGTTCCCGAGATGA
- a CDS encoding bifunctional diguanylate cyclase/phosphodiesterase, whose protein sequence is MNAINTGKANYNRLGAFILADIYRFTYINDVYGFDIGDELLKAVGRRLRDIFRPTDIIGRVSSDTFGIILTDLKDKEDVIILLDRLRKAFEQPFNINGNVISVAMQMGIAIFPDNGKSAKEVYKNADISLAKAKKNTEWSYVFFSDDLNSKASQFLLYKTHLEKAFEKGEFVIYYQPYFDINTLCIAGFEALTRWKSEELGFISPIHFIPILEESGLISKLETWLINQACKDLEYLNSIKLFANMPIPISINISPISFKNEDVYEKIVNITSRYKKTDRAASTHFESEEHAQSLNSSENGLQVYHGLQHTLFGCINIEITESLFLENFDKAISTLEKLRSSGFKISIDDFGTGYSSFSYLKDLPIDYLKIDISFVRHILNDKKSRSITKTIIELAHNLEMKTIAEGVETKEQFELLKSLGCDIVQGFWLAKPMPISELVDFIESWEHEKINYY, encoded by the coding sequence ATGAATGCTATAAACACTGGTAAAGCTAATTACAATAGGCTTGGGGCTTTCATACTGGCGGATATCTATAGATTTACTTATATCAACGACGTATATGGTTTTGATATAGGCGATGAGCTTTTGAAAGCTGTTGGCAGGAGGCTAAGAGATATATTTAGGCCAACAGATATAATAGGTAGGGTTAGTTCTGATACCTTTGGTATAATTTTGACAGATTTAAAGGACAAGGAAGATGTAATAATACTTTTGGATAGATTAAGAAAAGCTTTTGAGCAACCTTTCAACATAAATGGCAATGTTATAAGTGTAGCTATGCAAATGGGTATAGCTATTTTCCCAGATAATGGAAAGTCTGCCAAAGAGGTGTATAAAAATGCTGATATATCTTTAGCTAAAGCTAAAAAAAATACAGAGTGGAGTTATGTATTTTTCAGCGACGATTTAAACTCAAAAGCTTCCCAGTTTTTACTTTACAAAACACACCTTGAGAAAGCTTTTGAGAAAGGAGAGTTTGTAATATATTATCAGCCTTACTTTGATATCAACACTCTTTGTATTGCTGGCTTTGAAGCGCTTACAAGGTGGAAATCCGAAGAACTCGGCTTTATCTCGCCCATTCATTTCATACCTATACTTGAAGAGTCTGGTCTTATATCAAAATTAGAAACTTGGCTTATAAATCAAGCGTGTAAAGACTTGGAGTATCTGAATAGCATAAAGCTTTTTGCAAATATGCCAATACCAATATCTATCAATATATCACCTATTTCTTTTAAAAATGAAGATGTATATGAAAAAATTGTAAATATTACCTCAAGATACAAGAAGACAGATAGAGCGGCATCGACGCATTTCGAGTCTGAGGAACATGCACAGTCACTCAATAGCTCTGAGAACGGCTTACAAGTATACCACGGCTTACAGCACACTTTATTTGGCTGTATAAACATAGAAATTACCGAGAGTTTATTTTTAGAAAATTTCGACAAAGCCATATCTACGCTTGAAAAGCTTAGGAGCTCTGGTTTTAAGATATCTATTGATGATTTTGGAACTGGTTATAGTTCTTTTTCCTATCTTAAAGATTTACCAATAGATTATCTTAAAATAGACATATCTTTTGTAAGGCATATATTAAACGATAAAAAATCAAGATCTATCACGAAAACTATAATAGAACTAGCCCACAACCTTGAGATGAAGACCATAGCAGAAGGTGTAGAAACAAAAGAACAGTTTGAGTTGCTAAAGTCTTTAGGGTGCGATATTGTTCAAGGTTTTTGGTTGGCAAAACCAATGCCGATAAGTGAGTTAGTAGATTTTATTGAAAGTTGGGAGCATGAAAAAATAAATTATTATTGA
- the rpsO gene encoding 30S ribosomal protein S15 has product MPILKERKWELIRSFQHHEKDTGSPEVQIAILTERINKLTEHMKKNKKDLHSRRGLIAMVNKRKALLDYLKRKNYQKYLEVSEKLNLRVKN; this is encoded by the coding sequence ATGCCTATTTTAAAAGAGAGAAAATGGGAACTTATAAGAAGTTTTCAGCATCATGAGAAAGACACTGGCTCACCAGAGGTGCAGATAGCCATATTAACAGAGCGTATAAATAAACTTACAGAACACATGAAGAAAAATAAAAAGGATTTGCATTCAAGGCGTGGGCTTATAGCCATGGTAAACAAAAGGAAAGCGTTGCTTGATTATCTCAAAAGAAAAAATTATCAAAAGTACCTTGAAGTGTCTGAAAAACTTAACTTGAGAGTGAAGAACTGA